One genomic segment of Vagococcus intermedius includes these proteins:
- the dltD gene encoding D-alanyl-lipoteichoic acid biosynthesis protein DltD gives MSFKKKLFATIGPLCLALLILGGIFLSPLKFRKVDSTLTATAANSMAVNVIKGDIIKNEAMKDPRYVPFFGSSEFSRFNAFHPSVLAEQYNRNYRPFLLGAAGTQSLSQFFMLESMAKEMHGKKAVFVISPQWFVKGGVSKEMFSLYFSPLQTYRWAVKTVKTDEMERYTAKRLLRFKNVASDATLKAVLQQIAEGKELSITQKKMCQLKINMLSREDELFGHVGIIDHDSKIMKGMRTLPATYDFHKLDQLAYNTGQEKTKTNPYQITDKFYKKRIAPVEGTLKGAQEDFDYRQSVEFSDFQLFLNEVAKLKMDVLFVIPPVNERWSDYTGLSTKMLDEFSLKINHQLKNQGFKNILDLTERRGEDYFMEDTIHIGWRGWLEMDKAVAPFLKDVQAKPINYQLNDDYYSKEWQNMKPTNLN, from the coding sequence ATGAGTTTTAAAAAGAAATTATTTGCTACAATTGGGCCACTTTGTTTGGCACTGTTGATTTTAGGCGGCATATTTTTATCGCCACTAAAGTTTCGTAAAGTTGACTCGACGCTCACTGCAACAGCGGCTAATTCTATGGCGGTCAATGTTATTAAAGGGGATATCATCAAAAATGAAGCGATGAAAGATCCCCGATATGTGCCATTTTTTGGGTCATCAGAGTTTAGTCGTTTCAATGCTTTTCATCCGTCAGTTTTAGCAGAACAATATAATCGAAATTATCGTCCTTTTTTATTAGGCGCGGCAGGGACACAATCCCTTTCACAGTTCTTTATGTTAGAGTCGATGGCTAAAGAAATGCACGGTAAGAAGGCAGTATTTGTTATTTCACCTCAGTGGTTTGTTAAAGGTGGGGTTAGCAAAGAGATGTTTTCACTTTATTTTTCACCACTTCAGACTTATCGTTGGGCGGTGAAAACAGTAAAAACGGATGAGATGGAACGTTACACAGCAAAACGTCTATTGCGTTTTAAAAACGTTGCCTCAGATGCAACCCTTAAGGCAGTGCTGCAACAAATTGCTGAAGGTAAAGAGTTATCTATTACGCAAAAGAAAATGTGTCAGTTGAAAATTAATATGCTAAGTCGTGAAGATGAATTATTTGGTCATGTCGGGATAATCGACCATGACAGTAAGATTATGAAAGGGATGCGGACGTTACCCGCTACTTATGATTTTCATAAACTAGATCAGTTAGCCTATAATACTGGCCAAGAAAAAACAAAAACAAATCCGTACCAAATCACAGATAAATTTTATAAAAAACGGATTGCCCCTGTCGAAGGTACCTTGAAAGGGGCTCAAGAAGATTTTGATTATCGTCAATCAGTCGAATTTTCTGATTTCCAATTATTTTTAAATGAAGTTGCCAAATTAAAGATGGATGTTCTATTCGTCATTCCACCTGTTAATGAACGTTGGTCAGACTATACAGGCTTATCAACTAAAATGTTAGATGAGTTTAGTCTCAAGATTAATCACCAATTAAAGAATCAAGGGTTTAAAAATATTCTTGATTTAACTGAACGACGTGGTGAAGATTATTTTATGGAAGATACTATTCATATTGGTTGGCGTGGTTGGTTAGAGATGGATAAAGCTGTTGCACCATTTTTAAAAGATGTGCAAGCAAAACCTATTAACTATCAATTAAATGATGATTACTATTCAAAAGAATGGCAGAATATGAAGCCAACTAATTTAAATTAG
- a CDS encoding M42 family metallopeptidase has product MDKKEELFLKELTDARAVPGNEEEVREIFKKYATPYADKMMYDGLGGVVAKHAGEKDGPRVLIMGHMDEVGFMVTQITEKGFLKFQTLGGWWGQVMLAQQVTIKTTAGKLIHGVIGCKPPHVLSADVRNKPYDVAEMFIDIGATSEEEAMEWGIRPGDMVTPHTEYRRLNDSKFLLAKAWDNRIGTAVSLKVLENLAKEGHPNILFAGSNVQEEVGLRGAKTSTNLTKPDIAFALDTGTAGDTPGMTPKESMSELGKGPQIIIFDASMIPHRKLRDFVIDVADELEIPYQLEVIPGGGTDAGSQHVANNGVPSLAITVATRYLHSHTSVIHEDDYLNTVKLVTEVVRRLDKDTVAKLCQY; this is encoded by the coding sequence TTGGATAAAAAAGAAGAGCTATTTTTAAAAGAATTGACAGATGCACGTGCTGTACCAGGAAATGAAGAGGAAGTTCGTGAGATTTTTAAAAAATATGCAACACCTTATGCTGATAAAATGATGTATGACGGTTTGGGTGGTGTTGTAGCAAAACATGCGGGTGAGAAAGACGGGCCGCGTGTCTTGATTATGGGACACATGGATGAGGTCGGTTTTATGGTGACCCAAATTACTGAAAAAGGCTTTTTAAAATTCCAAACATTAGGTGGTTGGTGGGGGCAAGTGATGTTAGCCCAACAAGTTACAATTAAAACAACTGCTGGGAAGTTAATTCATGGTGTAATTGGTTGTAAACCACCTCACGTATTGTCAGCTGATGTGCGTAATAAACCATATGATGTAGCTGAAATGTTTATTGATATTGGGGCTACAAGTGAAGAAGAAGCGATGGAATGGGGAATCCGTCCAGGAGATATGGTAACCCCTCATACAGAGTACCGTCGTTTAAATGACTCTAAGTTCTTATTGGCTAAAGCTTGGGATAATCGTATTGGGACAGCTGTTTCATTAAAAGTTTTGGAAAACTTAGCAAAAGAGGGACATCCTAATATCTTATTTGCTGGTAGTAATGTGCAGGAAGAAGTTGGCTTACGCGGAGCTAAGACAAGTACTAATTTAACTAAACCGGATATTGCTTTTGCTTTAGATACTGGAACAGCTGGAGATACTCCAGGTATGACACCAAAAGAATCAATGTCTGAATTAGGTAAGGGGCCACAAATTATTATTTTTGATGCGTCAATGATTCCTCATCGTAAGTTACGCGACTTTGTTATTGATGTTGCTGATGAGTTAGAGATCCCTTATCAATTAGAAGTAATCCCTGGTGGTGGGACAGATGCAGGGAGTCAGCATGTAGCTAACAATGGGGTCCCATCATTAGCTATTACAGTAGCGACACGTTATCTACACTCACATACGTCAGTTATCCATGAAGACGATTATTTAAATACTGTGAAATTGGTTACTGAAGTAGTCCGTCGTTTAGATAAAGACACAGTTGCGAAACTTTGTCAGTACTAA